In the genome of Chrysemys picta bellii isolate R12L10 chromosome 17, ASM1138683v2, whole genome shotgun sequence, one region contains:
- the LOC135976353 gene encoding three prime repair exonuclease 2-like yields the protein MMAPQDFQTFVFFDLETTGLPPDRPRITELSLFALHRHSLLQCPPQDAPAPRLPRVLDQLTLCIDPQQPFTPEAARITGLSQQDLEENGKRGLDRAVAQALGGFLARQAPPLCLVAHNGWSYDFPLLRTELARVGAELPPATGCLDTLQAMKELGLGGQGGYSLGALFRGLFGRDPDGAHSAEGDVRTLIAIFLARAPQLMSWAAGKARAWGDVTPMYLPTTQ from the coding sequence ATGATGGCCCCCCAAGATTTCCAAACCTTCGTCTTCTTCGACCTGGAGACCACCGGCCTGCCCCCGGACCGCCCCCGCATCACGGAGCTGTCTCTCTTCGCCCTGCACCGCCACTCCCTCCTGCAGTGCCCGCCGCAGgacgcccccgccccccggctgccCCGCGTCCTGGACCAGCTCACCCTGTGCATCGACCCCCAACAGCCCTTCACCCCGGAAGCCGCCCGCATCACGGGACTGAGCCAGCAGGACCTGGAGGAGAACGGGAAGCGGGGCCTGGACCGGGCCGTGGCTCAGGCCCTGGGCGGGTTCCTAGCCCGCcaagcccccccgctctgcctgGTGGCCCACAACGGCTGGAGCTACGACTTCCCCCTGCTGCGGACGGAGCTGGCGCGCGTTGGGGCCGAGCTGCCCCCCGCCACCGGCTGCCTGGACACACTGCAGGCCATGAAGGAGCTGGGTCTGGGGGGTCAGGGGGGGTACAGCCTGGGGGCGCTCTTCCGGGGGCTCTTCGGGAGGGACCCCGACGGGGCCCACTCGGCTGAGGGAGACGTCCGCACCCTTATCGCCATCTTCCTCGCCAGGGCGCCACAGTTGATGAGCTGGGCGGCGGGGAAGGCCCGGGCCTGGGGGGACGTGACCCCCATGTACCTCCCCACCACGCAGTGA